One segment of Haemophilus influenzae DNA contains the following:
- a CDS encoding virulence factor BrkB family protein, protein MISLKQFSLLFWKRFSENKLNQVAGALTYSTMLAMVPLVMVIFSIFSAFPVFNEVTGELKEMIFTNFAPSASDMVGEYIDQFVLNSKKMSAVGIISLIAVALMLINNIDRTLNSIWHNSQSRSPLSSFAIYWMILTLGPLIIGVSIGISSYIKIMFEQSEHLSLGLKLLSFVPFLFTWFIFTLIYTVVPNKKVKIKHSAYGAFLAAVFFTLGKQAFTWYIVTFPSYQLIYGAMATLPIMLLWIQISWLVVLVGAQLASTLDEIGEQIEQ, encoded by the coding sequence ATGATTTCATTGAAACAATTTAGCCTGCTCTTTTGGAAACGTTTTTCAGAAAATAAACTTAATCAAGTAGCTGGCGCATTGACTTATAGCACAATGTTAGCAATGGTTCCTTTGGTTATGGTTATTTTTTCTATTTTCTCTGCTTTTCCTGTATTCAATGAAGTGACGGGAGAATTGAAAGAAATGATTTTCACTAATTTTGCGCCATCAGCGAGTGATATGGTGGGCGAATATATCGATCAATTTGTCTTAAATTCCAAAAAAATGAGTGCTGTTGGTATTATTAGCTTGATTGCGGTAGCCTTGATGTTGATTAATAATATCGACCGAACACTAAATAGTATTTGGCACAATAGTCAATCTCGCTCTCCGCTTTCTTCTTTTGCGATTTATTGGATGATTTTGACACTTGGCCCACTTATTATTGGCGTGAGCATTGGGATTAGTTCGTATATTAAAATAATGTTTGAGCAATCGGAACATTTATCATTAGGCTTAAAATTGCTCAGTTTTGTGCCTTTTTTATTTACTTGGTTTATTTTTACGCTTATTTATACGGTTGTACCGAATAAAAAAGTGAAAATTAAGCATTCAGCTTACGGTGCATTTCTTGCCGCGGTTTTTTTCACTCTTGGTAAACAAGCATTTACTTGGTATATCGTTACTTTTCCCTCTTATCAATTAATTTACGGTGCAATGGCAACTTTACCAATTATGTTATTGTGGATTCAAATAAGTTGGCTTGTGGTATTAGTTGGTGCGCAATTAGCTTCAACCTTGGATGAAATTGGCGAGCAGATCGAGCAATAA
- a CDS encoding MOSC domain-containing protein, producing the protein MNAKILVIKVGEVQTLTFSDGSQYESAIRKKVVPSVKIHSLGAEGNDVGLKKHHGGVDKALFFMSVDSFNKLNALLNKDFSYMDTATYGENFVVSGLNEDNVCIGDRYQIGSTILEVSQPRKPCERLSKNTENENTRDIIYQTGLSGWYVRIIETGIIKQNDELKLLSRPYPQITIRHLNRLLSSPENEAELEAALDIEVLAEAFKRSIRSQVSKFKQQR; encoded by the coding sequence ATGAATGCAAAAATTTTAGTTATAAAAGTAGGGGAAGTTCAAACCCTAACCTTTTCAGATGGAAGCCAATACGAAAGCGCGATTCGTAAAAAAGTTGTGCCATCGGTAAAAATTCATTCTCTTGGTGCGGAAGGAAACGATGTGGGTTTGAAAAAACATCACGGTGGTGTAGATAAAGCTCTCTTTTTTATGTCGGTAGATTCTTTTAATAAATTAAATGCTTTATTAAATAAAGATTTTTCTTATATGGATACTGCGACATACGGAGAAAATTTTGTCGTGTCAGGCTTGAATGAAGACAATGTGTGTATTGGCGATCGTTATCAAATCGGTTCAACCATTTTAGAAGTATCCCAGCCACGCAAACCTTGCGAACGTTTATCAAAAAATACAGAAAACGAAAATACACGTGATATTATTTATCAAACGGGGCTTAGTGGATGGTATGTTCGTATTATTGAAACAGGAATAATTAAGCAAAACGATGAACTAAAATTACTCTCCCGTCCTTATCCGCAAATAACAATTCGTCATTTAAATCGCTTGTTATCCTCACCCGAAAATGAAGCTGAACTAGAAGCAGCATTAGATATTGAAGTATTAGCTGAAGCCTTTAAACGCTCAATTCGATCGCAAGTATCGAAATTCAAACAACAGAGATAA
- a CDS encoding YchJ family protein, with amino-acid sequence MSEISTALSLENCPCQSGHHYADCCGKFHLKQAFPETAEQLMRSRYTAYVLKNIPYIVVTTVPSQQTLLEPRLLQEWADNTVWLGLEILKTESLTKTQSAVEFKAIFQGDECEQAHQERSIFVKIKDRWYFVDPTVSLPTMKQPCVCGSSKKFKHCCGGFL; translated from the coding sequence ATGTCAGAAATTTCAACCGCACTTTCTTTAGAAAATTGTCCTTGTCAATCTGGTCATCATTATGCGGATTGTTGTGGAAAATTTCATTTAAAACAAGCATTTCCCGAAACGGCAGAGCAACTTATGCGTTCACGTTATACGGCTTATGTGTTAAAAAATATTCCCTATATTGTTGTAACAACTGTGCCAAGCCAACAAACTTTATTAGAGCCTAGGTTATTGCAAGAATGGGCGGACAACACCGTGTGGCTAGGATTAGAAATTCTAAAAACAGAAAGCCTTACAAAAACTCAAAGTGCGGTGGAATTTAAAGCGATTTTTCAAGGCGATGAATGTGAGCAAGCCCATCAAGAACGGTCAATTTTTGTGAAAATTAAAGATCGTTGGTATTTTGTTGATCCGACAGTATCCTTGCCTACAATGAAACAACCTTGTGTATGTGGTTCGAGTAAAAAATTTAAACATTGCTGTGGGGGATTTTTATGA